A region of the Conyzicola lurida genome:
GCGACGTCGAAGAAATAGTCGGCGGCCGCGGCGGCGGCCAGGTACCGGGCGCTCGCCCGGGGCAGGGCGCCGGTGACGAGGGGCGCATCCAGATGGCTCGAGTGGTTCGCGACGACGATGAAGGGCCGTTCGAGGCCCTTCACGTTCTCGGTGCCGTGCACGGTCACCGTCGCGAGGCGCCACACGATCGGGCGGAGGATCATGCGTTGCGCGACGAACCGCGCGGCAGCATGGCCCGGCGACGTGAACCGTCGCAGATGCGTTGCCTTCATTCCGTGGAGCCAACCTCACTGGGTGCGGTCGCGGAGGACTCCGCGGCGGGTTTTCTTCTACTCGACGATATGGCACCCGAGATGGACCGGACCGCAGAACGCGGCAGATGGCGCACAAACCACATGAGAACCGTGAAGCGTTTCGACGGGATCGTGATGACCTTGCCCCGGTCGGAGGCCCGCAGAGCGGTCGCGACCGTGCGGTCGACGTCGATCCAGAGCGCAGCCGGGATCGACGAGGTGGAGATGCCGGCCCGCGTGTGGAATTCGGTGCGGACCCACCCCGGGCAGAGCGCGGTCACGCGCACGCCGGTGCCGCGCAGTTCGACGGCGAGACTCTCGCTGTAGGTCGTCACCCACGCCTTGGTCGCCGAGTAGCCGCCCATCGCGAGCAGCCCCGCCGTGCTGGAGACGTTGATGATGGCGCCCGATCCCCTGGCGCGCATGGTGCGGCCGGCGGCCCCGCCGAGCACCATGACCGTGCGGCACATCACCTCGAGGGCGAGGTCGAGCTCGGTGGTGTCCTCGTCGGTCAGCCGCGCGTGCACGCCGAAGCCGGCGTTGTTGACGAGAAGGTCGATGGGATGACGCGTGTCCGAGATGCGTTCGGCGACCCGGGCGACATCGGCCCGGTCCGACAGATCGGCCGGCAGGGTGTCGACGGTGACACCGGTCGCACGCAGTTCCGCGGCCGTCGATTCGAGGCGTTCGGGGTTCCTCGCGACAAGCACGAGATCGTATCCACGGTGTGCCAGCGCCCGGGCAAATGCCGCTCCGATGCCCGACGTTCCACCCGTGACGAGAGCAGTTGCCATTCGGACAGGATACGCTACGCGACCCGTAGCGATCATCGAATAGACTTCAGCACACCAAGTTTATTTGTCGGCGAAAGAGCATCGTGCGCAATCCATCTGACGGGCCCGAAGAGGCCGTTCCCGCCCAGGGCTTCAGTGTGCGCGACTACGCGCGCACCGCCGTGGGCAGCCACCGTTCGACGATGGATTTCTCCGTCTTCGCCGACACGCCGCTGAAGCCCGAGACGCTGCGAGCCCTGCGCTACGCGATCGCCATGGAGAGCGGCACGATGGGGCACCTGCGCAACGTGCTCGTCACCGCCACCCACAAGGACGCCCGTGTCACGGCGTTCCTCGGCACCTGGGCCTTCGAGAAGTTCTGGATCTCCGACGCGCTGCAGCAGGTTCTCGACGCCCACGGGCCCGTCGACCTTCCGGTCCCGCGCAAGCGCAACGTGCTCGTGCGGTTCGCGAACGAGGTGCGCGACCGCGTGCGCCCCATCGCCGGATCGATCCGCGCCAACCGGGTCGGCGAAGACATGATCGCCGTGCACATGGCCGAGGGCACGATCGACGAGTGGCTCACGCAGGCGGCGCTCAAGCGCATCGCCGAGCTCGACGGCAGCCCCGCCCTCTCGGCGATCATCGACACGCTCGTCGACGTCAAGGCCCGCCAGCTCACCTTCTTCGAGGCGCAGGCCCGCGACCGGCTCTCCGCCTCCGGCACCGCCCGCACCGTCGTGCAGGGCCAGCTGCGCCAGGCCGTCTGGCCGATCGGCGCCGGCGCCGAAGCGGCATCCGAGACCGCCTTCTTCTTCACCTACCTCTTCGCCGACGACCGGGCCGCCGTCGCGGCCATCGACGCGAAGATCTCGACACTCCCCGGCCAGGAAGGGCTATCCCTCATTTCTCGCGCAGTTTCAGCACACCGAGGTTCACGAGCATGACCGACACTCCCGCCACCCCCGCCACCCCGCGCAAGCGCGCCACCCCCGCCAAAAAGCCCGCGGCAACGACGCCCGCCGCGGCCAAGGCCCCCGCGACCCGCAAGCCCGCCGCCGCAAAGGCTCCGGTCGAGAAAGCCGCCGTCGAGAAGAAGGGTCTCGTCGGAGCACACGTGTTCCTCACCGGCGCCACCGGCTTCGTCGGACAGGCCGTGCTCGAGCGCCTGCTCTCGTCGCACCCCGACACCCGCGTCTCGATCCTCGTGCGCACCAAGGGAAGCGCGACCACCGAGACCCGTCTCGCCAACCTCATGCGCAAGCCCGTGTTCAAGGCGTGGAAGGAGAGCGTCGGCGAGGAGGAGGCCGCCCGCATCGTCGCCGAGCGCGTGCGCGTCGTCGACGGCAGCCTCACCTCGATCGCCGACCTGCCGAACGACATCGACGTCGTCATCCACGGCGCCTCCACCGTCTCGTTCGACCCGCCCATCGACGAGGCCTTCGACACCAACGTCGGCGGAGCCCTCGGCCTCTACGGCGCGCTGCTCGCGTCGGGTTCCGACCCGCACGTCGTGCACGTCTCCACCTGCTACGTCGGCGGTATCCGCAAGGGCATCCTCCCTGAGGCGTCGCTCACGCACGACGTCGACTGGCGCACCGAGGCCGTCGCCGCCAA
Encoded here:
- a CDS encoding SDR family NAD(P)-dependent oxidoreductase, yielding MATALVTGGTSGIGAAFARALAHRGYDLVLVARNPERLESTAAELRATGVTVDTLPADLSDRADVARVAERISDTRHPIDLLVNNAGFGVHARLTDEDTTELDLALEVMCRTVMVLGGAAGRTMRARGSGAIINVSSTAGLLAMGGYSATKAWVTTYSESLAVELRGTGVRVTALCPGWVRTEFHTRAGISTSSIPAALWIDVDRTVATALRASDRGKVITIPSKRFTVLMWFVRHLPRSAVRSISGAISSSRRKPAAESSATAPSEVGSTE